A single region of the Rattus rattus isolate New Zealand chromosome 8, Rrattus_CSIRO_v1, whole genome shotgun sequence genome encodes:
- the LOC116907656 gene encoding putative olfactory receptor 10D4, giving the protein MPLFHFSRAACAMSMRNYTFVTEFILLGIANSEGLESMLFILFLVFYVFALLGNLLIFLTILASPNLHTPMYFFLGNLAVFDIFFPSVNSPKMMDYLVGQGQTISYQGCASQIFFYHTLGCTECFLYTVMAYDRFVAICHPMRYTIIMNHRVCTCLTVGTWVGGFVHGSILTFLIFKLPYCGPNEVDSFFCDIPVVLSLACADTSLAQTVSFTNVGVVALTCFLLVLTSYTRIVISILKIRSSEGRRRAFSTCSAHFTSILLFYGPVILVYLRPASSPWLDSVVQVFNNVVTPSLNPLIYSLRNQEVKSALRKVLNQAIQPLGYKE; this is encoded by the coding sequence ATGCCTTTGTTTCACTTCTCCAGGGCTGCCTGTGCCATGAGTATGAGGAACTACACCTTTGTGACAGAGTTCATTTTGCTGGGAATTGCTAACAGTGAAGGACTAGAGAGCATGCTGTTCATCCTGTTCCTGGTCTTCTATGTCTTTGCCTTGCTGGGGAACCTGCTCATCTTCCTCACCATCTTGGCATCTCCTAacctccacacccccatgtatttcttcctgggGAACCTGGCAGTGTTtgacattttcttcccttctgtgaATTCTCCTAAGATGATGGACTACCTAGTAGGGCAAGGCCAAACCATCTCATATCAGGGTTGCGCCTCGCAGATTTTCTTCTATCATACCCTGGGGTGTACTGAGTGCTTCCTGTATacagtgatggcctatgaccgctttGTGGCTATTTGTCACCCTATGAGATACACAATCATCATGAATCACAGGGTGTGTACGTGTCTCACAGTGGGCACTTGGGTGGGGGGCTTTGTCCATGGGAGCATCCTCACTTTTCTTATCTTTAAGTTGCCCTACTGTGGCCCCAATGAGGTGGACAGTTTCTTCTGTGACATTCCTGTGGTGCTGTCCCTAGCATGTGCAGACACCTCCCTAGCACAGACCGTGAGTTTTACTAACGTTGGTGTTGTTGCACTCACATGTTTTCTCCTTGTTCTCACTTCTTACACTCGAATTGTCATCTCCATCTTGAAAATTCGTTCCTCAGAAGGCAGGCGCAGAGCCTTCTCCACCTGCAGTGCCCACTTCACATCCATACTCTTGTTCTATGGTCCCGTGATTCTTGTTTATCTCAGGCCTGCTTCTAGTCCCTGGCTGGATTCTGTTGTCCAGGTGTTTAATAATGTTGTCACGCCTTCTTTGAATCCTCTGATTTATTCTCTGAGAAACCAGGAAGTGAAATCAGCCCTGAGAAAGGTGTTAAATCAAGCAATACAACCTTTGGGGTATAAGGAATAG
- the LOC116907763 gene encoding putative olfactory receptor 10D4, producing MPLFHFSRAACAMSMRNYTSVTEFILLGIANSEGLESMLFILFLVFYVFALLGNLLIFLTILASPNLHTPMYFFLGNLAVFDIFFPSVNSPKMMDSLVGQSHTISYQGCASQVFFYHTLGGTECFLYTVMAYDRFVAICHPMRYTIIMNHRVCTCLTVGTWVGGFVHGSILTFLIFKLPYCGPNEVDSFFCDIPVVLSLACADTSLARIVSFTNVGVIALTCFLLILTSYTRIVISILQIHSSEGRRRAFSTCSAHLTSIILVYGPVILVYLRPASSPWLDSVVQVFNNVITPSLNPLIYTLRNKDVKLAMKKALSQGAQPLGYKE from the coding sequence ATGCCTTTGTTTCACTTCTCCAGGGCTGCCTGTGCCATGAGTATGAGAAACTACACCTCTGTGACAGAGTTCATCTTGCTGGGAATTGCTAACAGCGAAGGACTAGAGAGCATGCTGTTCATCTTGTTCCTGGTCTTCTATGTCTTTGCCTTGCTGGGGAACCTGCTCATCTTCCTCACCATCTTGGCATCTCCTAacctccacacccccatgtatttcttcctgggGAACCTGGCAGTGTTtgacattttcttcccttctgtgaATTCTCCTAAGATGATGGACTCCCTAGTGGGGCAGAGCCACACCATCTCATACCAGGGATGTGCCTCCCAGGTCTTCTTCTATCACACTCTGGGTGGCACAGAATGTTTCCTGTATacagtgatggcctatgaccgctttGTGGCTATTTGTCACCCTATGAGATACACAATCATCATGAATCACAGGGTGTGTACGTGTCTCACAGTGGGCACTTGGGTGGGGGGTTTTGTCCATGGGAGCATCCTCACTTTTCTTATCTTTAAGTTGCCCTACTGTGGCCCCAATGAGGTGGACAGTTTCTTCTGTGACATTCCTGTGGTGCTGTCCCTAGCATGTGCAGACACCTCCCTAGCACGGATTGTGAGTTTTACCAATGTTGGTGTCATTGCGCTCAcctgttttcttctcattctcacTTCTTACACTCGTATTGTGATCTCCATCCTGCAAATCCATTCCTCAGAAGGCAGGCGCAGAGCCTTCTCCACCTGCAGTGCCCACCTGACGTCTATCATCTTGGTCTATGGCCCTGTGATTCTTGTCTATCTCAGACCTGCTTCTAGTCCCTGGCTGGATTCTGTTGTCCAGGTGTTTAACAATGTCATCACCCCCTCTTTGAATCCTCTGATTTACAccctgaggaacaaggatgtgaAATTAGCTATGAAGAAGGCGCTATCTCAAGGGGCCCAGCCTTTGGGGTATAAGGAATAG